A stretch of the Candidatus Paceibacterota bacterium genome encodes the following:
- a CDS encoding type II secretion system protein, protein MKSSRGFTLIELLVVIAIIGILSSVVLASLTTARKKSRDARRIADFTQITLALELYNDANGYYPPIHQAYAPECSTPPCWDTHGYDVSNNTGWTSLQADLAPYIPRLPVDPLNSGSASDVINGGKCTPWQANCYVYAYGNVGRTGVNAVNLQATRPNTYDLIAQLEDANNPQSCKNNNTSYGSGIALLLVKWCNGGENVDTIYDPSPN, encoded by the coding sequence ATGAAATCTTCACGCGGCTTTACATTAATTGAGCTCCTTGTTGTCATCGCAATCATTGGCATTCTTTCGAGCGTCGTGCTTGCAAGTCTTACTACTGCACGTAAAAAATCTCGTGACGCGCGACGCATTGCTGATTTTACACAAATTACACTTGCGCTTGAACTCTATAATGATGCGAATGGATATTATCCACCTATTCATCAGGCCTATGCACCTGAATGTTCTACCCCACCATGTTGGGACACGCACGGTTACGATGTGAGCAATAATACCGGATGGACAAGTCTCCAAGCTGATCTTGCTCCCTATATACCAAGGCTCCCCGTCGACCCACTCAATAGTGGCTCTGCGAGTGATGTCATCAATGGTGGCAAGTGCACTCCATGGCAAGCCAATTGCTATGTCTATGCATATGGCAACGTCGGAAGAACAGGAGTAAATGCGGTGAACCTCCAGGCAACGCGTCCAAATACCTACGACCTTATTGCGCAACTTGAGGATGCGAACAATCCCCAATCCTGTAAAAACAATAATACTTCGTATGGCTCAGGGATAGCACTGCTTCTCGTGAAATGGTGTAACGGCGGAGAGAATGTCGACACTATATATGACCCTTCGCCGAATTAA
- a CDS encoding alternative oxidase codes for MESDSFAQHHPHTLGDYLSRGLVLFVYRTAKVVFHSSYAEHALVLEATLSSMLTSAATHLQYTALRNLRADRARIEDLLGEASSEHLHLLVLKRVQTLSWLGRTAIWKMQFIYVPLFRLLYIISPSAAHRLIAYSEERLAGIYADWLLELLCGASENAPAPLVAIQYWELGEEATLVELVNVLIADTAKNRDRNHAIADQK; via the coding sequence ATGGAAAGTGATTCATTTGCGCAACATCATCCACATACGCTTGGTGATTATCTCTCGCGTGGCCTCGTGCTTTTCGTATATCGTACTGCAAAAGTAGTATTCCACTCGAGCTATGCTGAACATGCACTTGTACTTGAAGCCACATTATCTTCAATGCTGACCTCAGCAGCTACACATTTGCAGTATACTGCACTGCGTAATCTTCGTGCAGATCGTGCGCGTATCGAGGATCTCCTTGGAGAGGCAAGTAGTGAACATTTGCATCTTTTGGTACTCAAGCGTGTACAGACACTCTCTTGGCTAGGGCGTACAGCCATCTGGAAGATGCAGTTCATCTATGTACCACTTTTTCGTTTGCTGTATATCATTTCGCCTTCAGCTGCGCATCGGCTTATCGCGTATAGCGAAGAGCGACTTGCGGGTATTTACGCCGACTGGTTACTCGAATTGCTTTGTGGCGCTTCGGAGAATGCTCCTGCACCCCTTGTTGCTATCCAATACTGGGAGCTTGGTGAAGAAGCGACACTTGTCGAACTCGTGAATGTACTCATTGCGGATACTGCGAAAAATCGCGATCGTAACCACGCGATTGCAGATCAAAAATAA
- a CDS encoding prepilin-type N-terminal cleavage/methylation domain-containing protein has translation MKISTRKGFTLIELLVVIAIIGILSSVVLASLSSARRKAKEARIISDMEQIKIALELYNDANGFYPTGGYAGVETRTECTSYGGLANNAVIPGLVPNYLPRFPVQPITNGTTACYIYRVDQFGTGYAILAHRMRDVDSNFNYTSHPELIDPYRDGGVSSTTVDYTDPAGIWAWKMSTANAIDW, from the coding sequence ATGAAAATTAGCACGCGAAAAGGCTTCACACTCATCGAGCTCCTTGTTGTCATTGCGATCATTGGCATTCTTTCGAGCGTCGTGCTTGCTTCACTATCTTCTGCACGCAGGAAAGCAAAAGAGGCGCGCATCATTTCAGATATGGAACAGATAAAAATTGCCCTCGAACTCTACAATGATGCGAATGGATTCTACCCGACTGGAGGATACGCGGGAGTGGAAACGCGCACTGAGTGTACTTCGTATGGCGGGTTAGCGAACAATGCGGTCATTCCTGGACTCGTTCCCAACTATCTCCCTCGCTTCCCCGTGCAACCAATCACCAATGGCACGACTGCATGCTACATCTATCGTGTCGATCAATTTGGAACGGGGTATGCCATCCTCGCGCACCGTATGAGAGACGTTGACTCGAACTTTAACTACACGAGTCACCCCGAGCTTATTGACCCTTATCGCGACGGAGGAGTAAGTTCGACAACGGTCGACTACACTGACCCAGCGGGAATCTGGGCATGGAAGATGAGTACGGCAAATGCAATAGATTGGTAA